From a single Apium graveolens cultivar Ventura chromosome 2, ASM990537v1, whole genome shotgun sequence genomic region:
- the LOC141706459 gene encoding NADH dehydrogenase [ubiquinone] 1 beta subcomplex subunit 2-like has translation MGGDGHGITYKGVTIHQPKRWHSVTGKGMCAMMWFWILYRAKQDGPVVLGWRHPWDGHDDHSSGHGY, from the exons ATGGGAGGAGATGGGCATGGAATCACATACAAAGGCGTCACTATTCATCAACCCAAGCGCTGGCATTCAGTCACCGGCAAAGGCATGTGCGCTATGATGTG GTTTTGGATTTTGTACAGAGCTAAGCAAGACGGTCCTGTAGTGTTG GGCTGGCGACATCCTTGGGATGGGCATGATGATCATTCCAGTGGCCATGGTTATTAG